The proteins below come from a single Acidobacteriota bacterium genomic window:
- a CDS encoding protein kinase, giving the protein MALTPGARLGSYEILSALGTGGMGEVYRARDTKLNRDVAIKVLLPAVANDPDRLARFSREAQVLASLNHPNIAAIYGLEESNGVTALVMELVEGEDLSQRISRGSIPLDEALPIARQIAEALEAAHECGIIHRDLKPANVKVRPDGTVKVLDFGLAKAVEPATSSPNVTQSPTITTPAMTQAGMILGTAAYMSPEQARGKGVDKRADIWAFGAVLFEMLTGQRAFAADDLSMTLAAVMLKDPAWAAVPPATSPGVQQLLRRCLVKDPRQRIRDMGDVRLALEGESDLAPAPDYRYRQRSALAWASVATAVVAVAVAALVLWNQPRAAQQASARLTIALPLGHEITTAPAITRDGRTVAYVTQQGTEDSQLYLRDLNSFDARPVSGSTGAKQPFFSPDGKWVAFFAQGQLQKVEVAGGAPIRLAAAPIAFGGTWTEDNTIIYTPSLGSGLWRIPSSGGSPESVTTPDGAAKGYAHTFPASLPGGSLLFAVWGQSEGGAVLARDSRQWQLILPSTTGAPPIFEALNGSMGRLLVADQAAGIRAAPFDAARPARTSADASVLANVHYDVENETRGWLAVSETGTAVYAPGDPAKVSLVWVDREGKIDALGQDQDAYREASLSPDGTQAVVRHGRDLWVHDLRRGTRSRLTSGDDSNVYPMWSRDGTRIMFASNRGGDWDIYAQRADGSQPAEALLKRPSDQFPASLSADGTLLFIELAPTTGRDLWTLSPDGRVTALRVTAANEAAGQFSPGGTGSQVWLAYESDESGRSEVYVQPYPGGTNRIPVSTGGGFLPTWSRDGKELIYVTGDAMVAVSMRPDGSFGVPRRLFDRANYFLRYSSSYDVSLDGKRFLMIRRDPGSVPRQLNVILNWTEGSKK; this is encoded by the coding sequence ATGGCGCTCACGCCCGGCGCACGGCTCGGCTCTTACGAAATTCTCTCCGCCTTGGGCACTGGCGGGATGGGAGAGGTGTATCGAGCTCGCGATACGAAGCTGAATCGCGACGTCGCGATCAAGGTGTTGCTGCCCGCGGTGGCGAACGATCCGGATCGCCTCGCGCGCTTCAGCCGCGAAGCACAGGTGTTGGCGTCACTGAATCACCCGAATATCGCCGCGATCTACGGGCTTGAAGAGTCGAACGGTGTTACCGCGCTGGTGATGGAGCTGGTTGAAGGCGAAGACCTGTCGCAGCGCATTTCGCGCGGGTCCATTCCGCTCGACGAAGCGTTGCCCATCGCGCGTCAGATCGCGGAAGCGCTCGAAGCGGCGCACGAGTGCGGCATCATCCATCGCGACCTGAAACCCGCGAACGTCAAGGTTCGGCCAGACGGCACCGTGAAGGTGCTCGACTTCGGCCTCGCGAAAGCGGTGGAGCCGGCGACTTCTTCCCCGAACGTGACGCAGTCGCCGACCATCACGACACCGGCGATGACGCAGGCCGGAATGATCCTCGGCACGGCCGCCTACATGAGCCCGGAGCAGGCGCGCGGCAAGGGTGTCGACAAGCGGGCGGACATCTGGGCGTTTGGTGCGGTGCTGTTCGAGATGCTGACCGGGCAGCGGGCCTTTGCCGCGGATGACCTCTCCATGACGCTCGCCGCCGTCATGCTGAAAGACCCGGCGTGGGCGGCAGTGCCGCCGGCGACCTCGCCGGGCGTTCAACAGCTGCTGCGCCGATGCCTGGTCAAGGACCCGCGTCAGCGGATTCGCGACATGGGCGATGTGCGCCTGGCACTCGAGGGCGAAAGCGATCTGGCGCCGGCTCCCGACTATCGCTATCGCCAACGATCCGCACTGGCGTGGGCCTCCGTCGCGACCGCAGTCGTGGCAGTGGCCGTTGCGGCGTTGGTACTGTGGAACCAGCCGAGGGCGGCCCAGCAGGCGTCGGCTCGCTTGACCATTGCGCTCCCGTTGGGTCATGAGATCACCACCGCACCAGCCATCACCCGCGACGGCCGTACCGTGGCCTACGTCACGCAACAAGGCACCGAGGATTCGCAGCTGTATCTGCGCGATCTGAATTCGTTCGACGCTCGCCCGGTGTCGGGTTCAACGGGCGCCAAGCAACCGTTCTTCTCGCCAGATGGGAAGTGGGTGGCGTTTTTCGCGCAGGGGCAGCTGCAGAAAGTTGAAGTTGCCGGCGGCGCGCCCATCCGGCTGGCAGCGGCCCCGATTGCTTTCGGTGGCACCTGGACCGAGGACAACACCATCATCTACACGCCGTCGCTTGGCTCGGGACTCTGGCGGATTCCGTCCAGCGGCGGATCGCCAGAATCCGTCACCACGCCCGATGGCGCCGCCAAGGGCTACGCCCACACGTTTCCGGCATCGCTTCCTGGAGGTAGCCTTCTATTCGCCGTTTGGGGGCAATCGGAAGGCGGAGCGGTGCTCGCACGCGATTCACGCCAGTGGCAGCTGATCTTGCCCAGCACGACCGGGGCCCCGCCGATTTTCGAGGCCCTCAACGGTTCAATGGGCCGCCTCCTGGTGGCCGATCAGGCCGCCGGCATCAGGGCCGCGCCCTTCGATGCTGCGCGCCCGGCGCGCACCAGCGCCGATGCGTCGGTGTTGGCCAATGTCCATTACGACGTGGAAAACGAGACCCGCGGCTGGCTCGCTGTGTCAGAGACCGGCACCGCCGTCTACGCACCCGGCGACCCGGCCAAAGTGTCCCTGGTGTGGGTCGACCGCGAGGGGAAGATTGACGCGCTCGGTCAGGACCAGGATGCTTACCGGGAGGCGAGCCTGTCGCCGGATGGCACGCAGGCCGTCGTGCGGCACGGTCGCGACCTATGGGTGCATGACTTGCGGCGCGGGACGCGCAGCCGCCTGACGTCGGGAGACGATAGCAACGTCTACCCGATGTGGAGTCGAGATGGAACGCGGATCATGTTCGCCTCGAACCGGGGAGGCGACTGGGACATCTACGCACAACGAGCTGACGGCTCGCAACCGGCGGAAGCGCTTCTCAAACGGCCGTCCGACCAGTTCCCGGCCTCGCTCTCGGCCGATGGGACCCTGCTCTTCATAGAATTGGCCCCCACCACCGGCCGGGACTTGTGGACCCTGTCGCCCGATGGAAGGGTCACAGCTTTGCGAGTGACCGCGGCCAACGAAGCCGCAGGCCAGTTCTCACCAGGCGGAACCGGTAGTCAGGTCTGGTTGGCCTACGAGTCGGACGAGTCGGGGCGAAGCGAGGTTTACGTGCAGCCGTATCCAGGTGGAACGAACCGAATCCCTGTGTCCACAGGAGGCGGATTCCTGCCCACATGGTCGCGCGACGGCAAGGAGTTGATCTATGTCACCGGCGACGCGATGGTGGCCGTGTCGATGCGCCCCGACGGATCCTTCGGTGTGCCGCGGAGGCTCTTTGATCGGGCAAACTACTTCCTCCGATACAGCTCGTCCTACGATGTGTCGCTCGATGGCAAGCGGTTTCTGATGATCCGGCGCGACCCAGGGTCGGTGCCGCGCCAGTTGAATGTGATTCTCAATTGGACTGAGGGGTCGAAGAAGTGA
- a CDS encoding type II toxin-antitoxin system Phd/YefM family antitoxin yields the protein MAVAWTVAEAKARFSELIDRAAEAGPQVVTRNGRAAAVVVSADEWERKIRRSGNLAEFLAASPLRSSGLKVRRRTGPARTVDL from the coding sequence GTGGCAGTTGCCTGGACGGTGGCTGAGGCCAAGGCGAGATTCAGCGAACTGATCGACCGGGCGGCCGAGGCTGGACCCCAGGTCGTGACCCGCAACGGCCGGGCCGCGGCGGTGGTCGTCTCGGCGGACGAATGGGAGCGGAAGATCCGGCGGAGTGGAAACCTGGCCGAATTTCTGGCGGCGTCCCCACTGCGAAGCTCCGGTCTCAAGGTGCGGCGGCGAACCGGACCAGCGCGGACCGTTGACCTGTGA
- a CDS encoding protein kinase: MTLSPGARLGPYEVLSALGAGGMGEVYRARDTKLNRDVAIKVLLPAVANDPDRLARFSREAQVLASLNHPNIAHIHGLEESGGVTALVMELVEGEDLSQRISRGSIPLDEALPIARQIAEALEAAHECGIIHRDLKPANIKVRPDGTVKVLDFGLAKAVDPSAGSSATAMNSPTLSIHATQAGIILGTAAYMSPEQARGSAVDRRADVWAFGVVLFEMLAGRRPFEGDTVSDTLAAVLKTDPEWDAIPADVPNAIRRLLTICLKKDAKARLRDMGEARRQIDEAASGPADISTPMVVPVQAPAWKRVLPWAIVSALAIGLTLVLPAWAPWRSTEITPPSLVRLSAELGADVSLSLRFGDATAVSPDGNVLAFAAQTGEDGTPQLYVRRLDQLQATALPGTDDAMSPFFSPGGEWIAFYAGGKLKKVAVTGGAVLTVCDAQAGRGGAWGEDGTIVFSPHSSDGAALMSVPSAGGTPEPLASLAEGEVTQRWPQALPGGRGVLFTSSTVATSYNDANIVVLSPGGARTVVHRGGYHGRYVASGLGSPKRGEREGGHLVYIRDGMLFAAPFDLERLAATGPPVPALEGVMSNVGTAAAQFAVSVTGTFFYLPGQSSSGQPITWLDDAGNTTPLRPTPANWFELRFAPDGRRLAMQLADGASTDIWIYEWARDSLSRLTFEPAGDNFPVWTPDGRRIVYASSGAAPATSGLVWRRADGTGDAERLTESSNRHRPASWHPSGNLLAFEEQSGANVDLMLLPMTGDEASGWKPGTPTVFLNSPAQEREPMFSPDGRWLAYISNESGRNELYVRPFPGPGGKWQISTGGALHPTWSRTKPELFFGSPLGQIMVAPYAVEGDSLRAEKPRLWSQRRMVRSQNRMFDLHPDGTRFALAPVEQAAGVKHDKVTFLINFFDHLRTIAPAAKP, encoded by the coding sequence GTGACCCTATCGCCTGGTGCCCGCCTCGGTCCCTACGAAGTCCTCTCCGCGCTCGGCGCCGGTGGCATGGGCGAGGTCTACCGCGCGCGCGATACCAAATTGAATCGTGACGTCGCGATCAAGGTGCTGCTCCCCGCGGTCGCCAACGATCCCGATCGCCTCGCGCGCTTCAGCCGCGAAGCGCAGGTCCTGGCGTCGCTCAACCACCCGAACATCGCGCACATTCACGGACTCGAAGAATCGGGCGGTGTGACGGCGCTCGTGATGGAGCTGGTTGAAGGCGAGGATCTGTCGCAGCGAATTTCGCGCGGATCGATTCCGCTCGACGAAGCGTTACCCATCGCGCGCCAGATCGCCGAGGCGCTCGAAGCGGCGCACGAGTGCGGCATCATCCATCGCGATCTCAAGCCAGCGAACATCAAGGTCCGGCCCGATGGAACGGTGAAGGTCTTGGACTTCGGACTCGCGAAGGCGGTCGACCCTTCCGCGGGCTCATCCGCGACCGCGATGAACTCGCCGACCCTGTCGATCCATGCCACTCAGGCCGGCATCATCCTCGGCACAGCGGCGTACATGAGTCCCGAGCAGGCGCGCGGGTCCGCCGTCGATCGGCGCGCCGACGTGTGGGCGTTCGGCGTCGTCTTGTTCGAGATGCTCGCCGGGCGGCGGCCGTTCGAAGGCGACACAGTCTCGGACACGTTGGCCGCGGTCCTGAAAACCGATCCGGAGTGGGACGCGATTCCTGCGGACGTGCCCAATGCCATTCGCCGGTTGCTGACGATCTGCCTCAAGAAAGATGCGAAAGCGCGCCTGCGCGACATGGGCGAAGCCCGTCGTCAAATCGATGAAGCTGCGAGTGGCCCCGCTGACATCTCCACGCCGATGGTGGTCCCGGTTCAAGCCCCAGCCTGGAAGCGTGTGCTGCCGTGGGCAATCGTCAGCGCGCTCGCGATCGGCTTGACGCTGGTGCTGCCGGCGTGGGCGCCGTGGCGCAGTACGGAGATCACGCCCCCGTCGCTGGTACGACTAAGCGCCGAGCTGGGCGCAGATGTCTCGTTGTCGCTCCGTTTTGGTGACGCAACGGCGGTCTCTCCGGATGGCAACGTCCTCGCTTTCGCCGCGCAGACCGGTGAGGACGGTACGCCACAGCTCTATGTCAGGCGACTCGACCAACTGCAGGCCACCGCGCTGCCGGGAACCGACGATGCGATGAGCCCGTTCTTTTCGCCGGGCGGTGAGTGGATCGCGTTCTACGCGGGCGGCAAGTTGAAGAAGGTCGCCGTCACTGGCGGCGCAGTGCTCACGGTGTGCGATGCGCAGGCCGGCCGCGGCGGCGCCTGGGGCGAGGACGGCACCATCGTGTTTTCGCCGCACTCGAGCGACGGCGCCGCCTTGATGTCGGTGCCATCGGCCGGTGGTACGCCGGAACCGCTTGCGTCCCTCGCCGAGGGCGAGGTCACCCAACGCTGGCCGCAAGCGCTGCCAGGTGGCAGAGGAGTGCTCTTTACCAGCAGCACTGTGGCTACCAGCTATAACGACGCCAACATCGTGGTCCTATCGCCGGGCGGCGCGCGCACCGTCGTCCACCGTGGCGGCTATCACGGCCGCTACGTGGCCAGTGGGCTTGGCTCGCCGAAGCGCGGCGAGCGCGAAGGCGGCCACCTGGTCTACATCCGCGACGGGATGCTGTTTGCGGCGCCTTTCGATCTGGAGCGGTTGGCGGCGACCGGGCCGCCCGTCCCGGCGCTCGAAGGCGTGATGTCAAACGTCGGCACTGCCGCCGCGCAGTTCGCAGTGTCGGTTACCGGCACGTTTTTCTATCTGCCGGGGCAGAGCTCCAGCGGCCAGCCAATCACCTGGCTGGATGACGCGGGGAACACGACCCCGTTACGCCCGACGCCAGCGAACTGGTTCGAGCTCCGCTTCGCTCCCGATGGGCGCCGGCTGGCCATGCAGCTGGCAGACGGAGCATCGACAGACATTTGGATCTACGAATGGGCTCGAGACAGTCTGTCGCGACTGACGTTTGAGCCGGCGGGTGACAACTTTCCGGTGTGGACCCCTGATGGACGCCGCATCGTGTACGCCTCGAGCGGCGCTGCCCCGGCGACCTCCGGCCTGGTGTGGCGACGGGCCGACGGGACGGGCGACGCTGAGCGCCTCACCGAGAGCAGCAACCGCCACCGGCCCGCTTCCTGGCACCCGAGCGGCAACCTTCTGGCGTTCGAAGAACAAAGCGGTGCCAACGTCGATTTGATGCTGCTGCCGATGACAGGCGACGAGGCGTCGGGTTGGAAGCCCGGCACGCCCACGGTCTTCCTGAACAGCCCCGCTCAGGAACGCGAGCCGATGTTTTCTCCCGACGGACGGTGGCTCGCCTACATTTCGAATGAATCCGGACGCAACGAACTCTACGTGCGACCGTTTCCCGGTCCCGGTGGCAAGTGGCAGATCTCGACCGGCGGCGCCTTGCACCCCACCTGGTCGCGAACCAAGCCCGAGCTGTTCTTCGGATCACCGCTCGGCCAGATCATGGTGGCGCCTTACGCTGTGGAGGGCGACTCGCTGCGCGCAGAGAAGCCGCGGCTCTGGTCACAGAGGCGCATGGTGCGCAGCCAGAACCGCATGTTCGACTTGCATCCTGACGGCACGCGGTTCGCGCTTGCGCCGGTTGAGCAAGCGGCAGGCGTGAAGCACGACAAGGTCACGTTCCTCATCAACTTCTTCGACCACTTGCGAACGATCGCGCCGGCGGCGAAGCCATGA
- a CDS encoding type II toxin-antitoxin system VapC family toxin, which yields MSYLLDTNIVSEWVRPRPEPKVVNWLADIDEDRVFLSVVTLAELRHGVERLPASRRRTRLDEWLRHDLPARFEGRVLPIDETIAAAWGAIVARREAKGRPIGVMDAWIAATAETHELTLVTRNAADFRDAVSAVLDPWASP from the coding sequence GTGAGCTATTTGCTCGACACCAACATCGTGTCCGAGTGGGTCAGGCCGCGACCGGAACCGAAGGTCGTCAACTGGCTGGCCGACATCGATGAAGACCGCGTTTTTCTGAGTGTCGTCACGCTGGCCGAATTGCGGCATGGCGTCGAACGGCTGCCGGCGAGCCGACGCCGGACGCGTCTCGACGAGTGGCTCCGCCACGACCTGCCGGCCCGGTTCGAGGGCCGTGTGCTGCCGATCGACGAAACGATCGCGGCCGCGTGGGGCGCGATCGTCGCGCGGCGCGAAGCGAAGGGCCGGCCGATCGGCGTCATGGATGCCTGGATTGCCGCCACCGCCGAGACCCACGAACTGACCTTGGTGACGCGCAATGCCGCGGACTTTCGCGATGCCGTGTCGGCGGTCCTGGACCCGTGGGCTTCCCCGTGA
- a CDS encoding MBL fold metallo-hydrolase encodes MTYQLRAALFALALLMPAASVAQTATRAQVTNLKVTVLSTMLVGAGGSNGIGEWGFAALVEADGRRILIDTGARPETVLRNVEEMRVDLSNVTDVVLTHNHADHTGGLLALRRAVMARNPAALSRVHVPAGIFTSRLVDGREVGGLRPIKSAFEQLGGTFIEHGAPFELLPGVWLLGPVPRVHPERNWNTTGRLQLPSGPVEDNVPEDTAIAVNTPSGLVVISGCGHAGIVNTLEYARKAIADVPIEAAIGGFHLFAASDEALVWTGGRLKALGVRNLLGAHCTGIEAVFRLRQIVGLARRTAVVAAVGSSFTLGTGIESPPLAR; translated from the coding sequence ATGACATATCAGCTCCGAGCCGCCTTGTTCGCACTCGCCCTCCTCATGCCGGCCGCCAGTGTTGCGCAGACCGCCACTCGCGCCCAGGTGACGAACCTGAAAGTGACCGTCCTGTCGACGATGCTCGTCGGCGCGGGCGGATCGAATGGCATCGGCGAGTGGGGATTCGCAGCGCTGGTTGAGGCCGACGGCCGGCGCATCCTGATCGACACCGGCGCGCGTCCCGAAACCGTGCTGCGCAATGTCGAGGAGATGCGCGTCGACCTGTCGAACGTGACCGACGTGGTCCTGACACACAACCACGCCGATCACACCGGCGGCCTGCTGGCGCTGCGGCGCGCGGTCATGGCCAGGAATCCGGCGGCGCTCTCGCGCGTGCACGTGCCGGCGGGAATCTTTACCAGCCGTCTCGTTGATGGCCGCGAAGTCGGTGGATTGCGGCCCATCAAGTCGGCATTCGAACAGCTCGGCGGAACCTTCATCGAACATGGTGCGCCCTTCGAACTCTTGCCGGGCGTCTGGTTGCTTGGCCCGGTGCCGCGCGTGCATCCGGAGCGGAACTGGAACACGACGGGCCGGCTGCAATTACCAAGTGGGCCGGTCGAGGACAACGTTCCGGAAGACACCGCGATCGCGGTCAACACGCCGAGCGGTCTGGTCGTGATCAGCGGCTGCGGCCACGCCGGCATCGTCAACACGCTTGAATACGCTCGAAAGGCCATCGCCGATGTGCCGATTGAGGCGGCGATTGGCGGCTTTCACCTTTTCGCGGCATCCGACGAAGCGCTCGTGTGGACAGGTGGGCGGCTGAAGGCCCTTGGGGTCCGCAACCTGCTGGGCGCCCACTGTACCGGCATCGAGGCCGTGTTTCGACTCCGTCAGATCGTGGGTCTCGCGCGCCGCACCGCGGTCGTCGCCGCGGTCGGGTCGTCCTTCACGCTCGGCACCGGCATCGAGTCGCCGCCATTGGCGCGCTGA
- a CDS encoding protein kinase codes for MGEVYRARDPKLNRDVAIKVLLPAVANDPDRLARFSREAQVLASLNHPNIAALYGLEEGPAEAGRHIGTNVASGFSRITALVMELVEGEDLSHRIARGAIPIDEALPIARQIAEALEAAHELGIIHRDLKPANIKVRLDGTVKVLDFGLAKAVGQGSGIGDQGSGGAANSPTLSIHATEAGIILGTAAYMSPEQAKGKTVDRRADIWAFGAVLFEMVTGKRAFAGDDISDTLVSVLRDDPDWTALPGDTPPGVEQALRVCLRKDPRQRVRDISAVRLSMEGAFDTRQMRAATTPPAEESRSAMRSWVMAPAMLLIGAAVATVVTWMLMRATPQTGHPVRFTITPTEGVLGILGVDRDLAISPDGTRLAYVIGDGPTAALYVRALDQLEPTQLQGIAGARAPFFSPDNQWIGFFTGSVNGGFELKKVLMTGGPPIVLCRMAGSVVGASWGEDDTIVFATLDRATGLMRVPASGGDPAVLSRPDPAKSEVDHVLPFVLPGGNAVVFTSVNVGSAIDLYDIAALDLTTGQHQILIRGASHAEYVAPASGAGPGYLVYAAAGTLRAVRFDPARLAVLSGPVPLVERVLGKSNGTAEFHTSRTGTLVYVEGATGQQGFGDRTLAWVDRQGKEKAIAAPPRSYVYPRVSPDGARIALDIRDQEQDIWTWDVARGVLTRLTLDPAADTYPVWTPDGRRIIFTSARTVPNGLFIQPADGTGSPERLVSGTDPFAGYSMTPDGKTLVAREGLFSARRDLTLIRMAPTPHSEPLLHASFYEENAEFSPDGRWLAYQTNESGQSEIYVRPFPQIESGRWQVSISGGQQAMWSRNGRELFYVDAKTQVLMSAAVQATATFSSAAPVRVIDMRPYFVSPLGRAFDVSLDGQSFLVIKNARSTAPDGVTSLAPEITVVLNWLDELAARVPVTK; via the coding sequence ATGGGCGAGGTCTATCGGGCGCGCGATCCGAAGCTGAACCGCGACGTCGCGATCAAGGTGTTGCTGCCTGCCGTCGCCAACGATCCCGATCGCCTGGCGCGCTTCAGTCGCGAAGCGCAGGTGCTGGCATCGCTGAATCATCCGAATATTGCCGCGCTCTATGGGCTCGAAGAAGGTCCGGCTGAAGCCGGACGCCACATCGGCACCAATGTAGCATCCGGCTTTAGCCGGATAACTGCACTCGTAATGGAACTCGTCGAGGGCGAAGATCTCTCGCATCGAATTGCGCGCGGTGCGATTCCGATCGACGAGGCACTTCCCATCGCGCGCCAGATCGCCGAAGCCCTTGAGGCCGCGCACGAACTCGGCATCATCCATCGCGACCTGAAGCCCGCGAACATCAAGGTCCGCCTCGATGGAACCGTCAAGGTGCTCGATTTCGGGTTGGCCAAGGCGGTCGGTCAGGGATCAGGGATCGGGGATCAGGGATCGGGGGGTGCGGCGAATTCGCCGACGCTGTCGATTCACGCGACGGAGGCGGGCATCATTCTCGGCACCGCGGCGTACATGTCGCCCGAGCAGGCCAAGGGAAAGACCGTCGATCGGCGCGCCGATATTTGGGCCTTCGGTGCGGTGCTGTTTGAAATGGTGACGGGGAAACGCGCCTTCGCCGGTGACGACATCTCCGACACGCTGGTCTCGGTGCTGCGAGACGACCCAGATTGGACGGCGCTTCCAGGCGACACCCCGCCAGGAGTCGAGCAGGCACTGCGGGTCTGCCTGCGGAAGGACCCCAGGCAGCGGGTCCGCGACATTTCGGCGGTGCGGCTCTCGATGGAAGGCGCGTTCGACACGAGACAAATGCGCGCGGCCACCACGCCGCCCGCGGAGGAGTCGCGATCGGCGATGCGGTCGTGGGTGATGGCACCGGCGATGCTGTTGATCGGCGCCGCGGTGGCGACGGTCGTCACCTGGATGCTGATGCGAGCGACGCCTCAGACAGGCCATCCGGTTCGATTCACGATCACGCCTACCGAGGGGGTCCTCGGGATCCTCGGTGTTGATCGCGACCTAGCCATTTCGCCGGACGGCACCCGCCTGGCCTATGTGATCGGTGACGGTCCCACCGCGGCGTTGTACGTGCGCGCGCTCGATCAACTCGAACCCACGCAACTCCAGGGCATCGCCGGTGCGCGTGCGCCATTTTTTTCCCCGGACAATCAATGGATTGGCTTTTTCACCGGCAGTGTCAACGGCGGCTTTGAGTTGAAGAAGGTGCTGATGACGGGCGGCCCTCCCATCGTGCTCTGCCGGATGGCCGGCTCGGTGGTCGGCGCGAGCTGGGGCGAGGACGACACCATCGTGTTCGCAACGTTAGATCGCGCCACCGGATTGATGCGCGTGCCAGCGAGTGGCGGCGACCCGGCGGTCCTGAGCCGACCCGATCCGGCCAAGAGTGAAGTGGACCACGTGCTGCCGTTCGTGTTGCCGGGCGGCAACGCCGTGGTCTTTACGTCCGTCAATGTCGGCAGCGCCATCGACCTCTACGACATCGCCGCTCTCGACCTGACAACCGGTCAACACCAGATCTTGATTCGCGGCGCCAGCCACGCCGAGTACGTCGCACCGGCCTCCGGCGCAGGGCCGGGATATCTGGTGTATGCCGCTGCAGGGACATTGCGCGCCGTTCGATTCGATCCGGCGCGCCTGGCTGTGCTGAGCGGCCCCGTGCCTCTCGTCGAACGAGTGCTGGGGAAGAGTAACGGGACCGCAGAGTTCCACACTTCTCGAACGGGCACGTTGGTCTATGTCGAGGGTGCGACGGGGCAGCAGGGTTTTGGCGACCGGACGCTCGCCTGGGTCGATCGCCAGGGCAAGGAGAAGGCCATTGCGGCGCCGCCGCGTTCATATGTCTACCCGCGTGTGTCGCCCGACGGCGCCAGAATCGCGCTGGACATCCGAGATCAGGAACAGGATATCTGGACCTGGGATGTGGCGCGAGGCGTGCTCACGCGACTCACGCTGGATCCCGCGGCCGATACGTATCCGGTCTGGACGCCTGACGGCCGCCGCATCATCTTCACCTCGGCGCGCACGGTGCCGAACGGGCTCTTCATTCAACCCGCGGATGGCACCGGCAGCCCGGAGCGATTGGTCTCCGGGACCGACCCTTTTGCAGGGTATTCAATGACGCCGGATGGAAAAACGCTGGTCGCGCGGGAAGGGCTCTTCTCGGCTCGCCGCGATCTCACCCTGATCAGGATGGCACCGACGCCGCACAGTGAACCGCTGCTGCATGCCAGCTTCTACGAGGAGAACGCCGAATTTTCACCCGATGGCCGTTGGCTCGCGTATCAAACGAACGAGTCGGGCCAGAGCGAAATCTATGTTCGTCCTTTTCCTCAGATCGAGAGCGGACGCTGGCAGGTGTCGATCAGCGGCGGCCAGCAGGCGATGTGGTCGAGGAACGGGCGCGAGCTGTTCTATGTGGATGCCAAAACGCAGGTGCTGATGTCCGCGGCGGTTCAGGCCACGGCCACCTTCAGCAGCGCGGCTCCGGTGCGCGTCATCGACATGCGTCCGTATTTCGTCAGCCCGCTCGGACGTGCGTTCGATGTGTCGCTGGACGGCCAGTCCTTCCTGGTGATCAAGAACGCGCGATCAACCGCACCCGATGGGGTTACCAGTCTTGCCCCGGAAATCACCGTCGTGCTCAACTGGCTCGACGAACTGGCGGCACGTGTGCCGGTGACTAAGTAG